Genomic DNA from Phyllostomus discolor isolate MPI-MPIP mPhyDis1 chromosome 12, mPhyDis1.pri.v3, whole genome shotgun sequence:
CTGGTATATGGCAAGccctcaacaaacatttgttgaatgagtaaatgaggGGATGGTGAAGGTGGGTGAGGGTGAGGATGAGGACAGTGGTGTAGGGTCTGCCACCCTCCTTTaagcccctgccccagggatcAAGGGCCACTCACTCAAAAGAAGTCACAAAACAGGTCTGGGAAGGAGCCCCCAGCACCACTGTTAGGTCCTTTTCCACAGCTCAGCCATCCCCACAGTGTTCCACCTTCCAACCTCTGAAGCCCTCTGTGTGATACAATGGGGCTGAAGACAAGAGACTCACCTGCTAGCTGGCCCAGCAGAGTCCACCACCACCCAACTAGCTCTCGCCCACCAagctcctccctcctgcttctACTCTGGCCCTGCCTCCCAACAGTTGGCAATCCTGGTTCCACCCCACAATCGCTTCACTCAGTTTCTCCTCAGGCCCACTCCAGCTCCCTACCACACAGTCGTCTTCCTTCTGCAGCTTAACTACTCGGCTTGTCCCCTGACCCCGCCCCAGGCCCACATCAAGCTTGCTCCTCCTGCactggccccgcccacctgctTCCAAGGAGGCCTTTGGTCTCTGCAAGCTCCGCCCCCACCAAATCCCAATCGGCTTCTTCTCAGCCCTCCTCTGGCTCCACCACCTTTAGCCACCTTGATGGAGTCTACTGTCCCAGCACTAGTGGTTCCTGACACTGCCCGGTCCCCTGGTTCCTTCAGTTCTGTCTCGCCCATCCATTTCGTCTCCTTCTATGGCTCATAGCCTAGGCTTGCTCACCCAGTTTCCCAAAGGCCTCTACTTCAGCCACGCCCCCTGACTCCTAACCCGGGCCCCGCCCCTGTTTTCTTAGCCGGGCCACTTGGCCTCCTTGCGTTTCCCCACCTCTTTTATCCCTTTAGTCTACCTGGCCCCGCCCACCATTCTTTGGCCAGTCCTCCACTCGCACGCATGCTCCCCACAGGAGTTAAAAATGACGTTGCTGCCCAGGAGCACTCACAGGCAGTAGCGCGCCAGGGCGCAGAGTGGAAACTCTTTCTCGTCCTTGCTATTGGGTGGGCAGCGCTGGGCCACCGAATAGAGTCACGGCCTTCTGCGTTGCGGTCGTGAGCCAGCTGCAGCAGCCACACTGTGGGCCCATCCACTACGTCGCACCACGTGGCACACTGAGCAGCAGCAGGTCACCAATGCGCACGGCGGCACGTAGCTCGGCACCTGCACCAGCAGTTCTGGAGGCAGCCCGACCAAGGCTATGGGCTTGTCCACTGGCAGCCGCCACCACGCAAGGGCCGGCGACCATCTTCAGTGGCTGGAATCCTGCAGGTGTAAAGGGGTTGGAGGGTCAGGGCAGTGCGCTGCCCTCTAGTTCTCCCAGAACGCGGGGCTCTTGCAGCTTGATCGTTACCCCACCAGCTTTAATGGACAGGGGCACTGCCGCGGCCACGAAAACCGTGTACCTAGGCTGTGGAGTGTGATTTTCCCCTCTTGGGCAAAAGACTGCTGGCCAGACCTACTTCACCAGACTGTTAACCATGGCTTCCATCTCTGGTCAGTGCACTAGTATATATGTGCACTTTATATATATGTGACCATAAGCACATTGAAGACAGACGAGAAAACCACCAGGAGGAAACCATTTCCACCCTATTGCGCTCAACCTGTCCCAAGTCCTTGGGCCTTTGGAACATATGAATTACCTCAACCTCTTCACTGAACATTCTTGTCACCTTCTTGCTCTAACCAGAACCCAGCTCCCCCATGGCCCTTCCCAGTGGGTACATCTCCTTGGTCTTTGGTGCTGCTTGCAGACAACTCTGTGTCCTTCCCTAAAGTCCCAGCTATGAATCTTGTCATTAAAGTAGATGGTACCCACCTTGTGAACCACCTGCTAGCCCAGATCACTATTGCTCACTCCTCCATGATTTTAGCTTCAAGCTCACTGTCACTTCCCCTACTCCCATCATCATTCTTGGTGATTTCCATATCCAGGTAGGTGATccttccttctgccacccctgcctctgtttcctgcccttccctgctctcagcccctccctcctcccatggTTGCTCTGAGACCTTGTCTCAATCACAGCCTCTTCAGAATTTCAATCTTGGGCGTCTCTCTCCCACCCATCACCTCCTGTCTTTCCAGTTCTCTCCCTCCAGTGTCCCAAATTCCCACAACCCTTCCAAACCACTGTGATCTCCCATCCTAGGTGCTTACCTCTTTTTCACTTTCCCTCACTCCTCAGGTCCTCATTTCTTCCTAATCATTTACATTCACTGATTAATCACtgaaaatacaaggtctgtccagaaggtatccagccatgtactatgaaaaagagacatttattgaagaagatacaagacacaagaaaccctgtacataggacaatgatgcctcagtcccctccaaagtaggcaccttgggacctcacacagttcttccagtcaccatcagctgtcccgtcatattttcctgagtctcaccaatggtctgaaatctcttccctttcaaaggtgattttagttttgggaaaagccgtaagttgcagggtaccaaatctgggctgtagtggggctgagtcacctgggtgatttgatgtttcaccaaagaactctgcactagacgtgatgcatgagtggcatgttgtcatgatgaagctgccaatcaccatttgtccatagctgtggccttctgaatcatctgaatagtttccataggggaatgttcaagcttaacacaaaatgatgcagattcattgttctaccaggggtgtccagcgTTTTGGtatttctgggccacactggaagaagaagagttgtcttgggccacatattaaatacacaaacactaacaaaaaatgatgagcaaaagaaaagtttttaagtaagtttacgattttgtgttggggcACATTCATAGTCATCCCGGGCCATCCCATAGTCATCCAGCTCACTCAACCTACTCAGCCACgtggcccatgggctgtgggttggacacacctgctactcattcagtcattttgaatggtacggccacacagtacacatgctcattcaatggtgtctactgtccccactgactagtacagtgaagtcatcatcgtTCATGTATCTGCATTTCAGTTTATATttcttgactgccaggttacattgatgttgcacagacctttctcatcatattaacaatagctggactttttctggactgaCCTTATATTCTTTGAATACATCCTACCTGTATTGTATTCAATACATGTGACCCTGGTTAAATTCAGCCCTCCACCTACCCTGTTCCTGCACCCACACAGTTAAAGTGGCTGAAGAACAATATACAAGTCCACTGACTGGTCTCACTTCAAATTTTTGAACTTGACCCTCAAGCCCCTAAAACTGACTGACAATCAGATTATGTTTCTCTTATCCACTCACTCCTCCTTTCTATAGataactatttctttttctttttaaatggatcttgagaaaaagagagagaaagagagagacacatcaatttgttgttccacttatttaactattcttggttgcttcttgtatgtgccttgactggggattaaacccacaatcttggatattgggacaatgctccatccaactgagctacctggccagggctagataaCTGCTTCATACCTTCTCCCCTACCTCCTACTTCATCACACCTCCTTCCACCTCTTCACTCTCTTCTTGCTTcctattttccagaaaaaaatacaaatgatgagAAGTAAACTTCTACAGGTCCCCAAAGCCCCATCTATTACCTACTTGCCTGGGACGCACACATGTCCCTCTGTGTACATCTACCCACCCCTTTCACCCACTCCAGGCCATGGTCTCACAGCTGTCCCCTTTCTGCTGCACATGCAGGACCACTTCTGCACTGGACCATTCCTGTCAGCCCACACCGTGTCATCTCTCTCATCTAGAAACCAACCCTCTCTTGAccccgcctcccctcccagctATGGCCCCATTTCTTTGCTCCTCTTTATAATAAAACTTCTCAAAAAAGTTGTCTATACTTGTTGTCCCCATATTTTCTACTTCTGTTCTCTCTTAAACCTTCTCTAATCAAGCTTTGCTCCTCTCCACCACCCTGAAATGTCAAGGTCACCAATGATCCCCTTGGTGCTGAGCCAATAGTTCTGTTCCATCCTCGCCTTGCTTGACCTATCAGCAGCACCTGACACGGTGGGGTTACTCCCCTGACACTTGGCTCTGGGCCACCACACCATCTGGATCCCTCCCATCTGCCTGGTGGTTCCTAGTCAGCTTCCTAGGCTGTTTGTCCTCTTATCTCTAATCTCAAAAAGTCGGGGTTCAGCCTTTGAAGCTCCTCTATTCTCCATCACCACTCACTGCCCTGGGGATTTCATCCATCctcatcatctctcacctggaccatctttctccctgtgtctttccTCAAATGTCTGTTCCTCACGAGCTTCCAGGTCAGGCCTGAATACTTGTATCaggtcctctctctccctgcccagagcccccCTGTGGCTCCAGCTCACTCAGAGTAAACACAAAGTCCTCCCTGTGGCCCCCAGTCTGTCCCCCCTCATCTCCTTGCCCTCATCTCTCACTCACTGACCCGGCCACACCAGCCTCCATACCTCAGGGCCTTGGCATGGGCTGTTTGCTCCACCTGGATCCAGAGTATTTTTTGCTTACCTCTGTActtccttcaagtctttgctcagatATCAGCCTCTCCTGAAACCACCCCTGGCCAccttatttataatttcagaGCCTTATGACCGACAACAACCTACTCTCCCcttttccttatttatatttctttcaaatttctttcaCCTTCTAATGCTCTGTACCTAAGTATGTATAATTTACTTAATTATCTCCTTTCTTGTCTGCCTCCCTCACCACACTGTGATTGCCATGAGAGCagaacttttgtttcttttgcataCAACATTCCACAGTGTCCACGCCAGTGCTCaatacagaaatattaaatgaatgagtgaatgcatcCTCACATTAGAAACCCACTAcacagccctggctcatgtggctcagtggattgagcaccagcctgtgaacccaagggtcacctgtttgattaccagtcagggcacatagctgggttgcaggccaggttcacAATAGGgggcacaagaagcaaccacacattgatgtttttctccctctccccttcctttccccttttctctaaaaagaaataaataaaatcttaaaaaaagaaacccactacacagatgaggaaactgaggcacagtgaggtGAAACACCTTTCTTCAACAAGAACCCAGTGATTAAGACCTAATCAGAAAATCATTTCATTTCCTCATCAGGGGCAGAACAGCCAAGAAATAAAAGCTTtgtgcctgggttcaagtcccagctatGCTTCCTGTTAGTTACATGACCAAGGGCATGTCACTTAATCTCCACgtgcctccctttcctcttttgaAAATGGGGATATTATCAGCACCTACTTCTTAGGGTTGTGATAATGAAATGCAGTAATACTTGTAAAATGCTTAAGTAAAACCACTGGTgtctcataaataaaaatgatattcatACAAAATTAAGCATTAAATTATAttagttgctattattattatcacacATCATAAAAAATGATGAGCAACCATTTAGTGATGAGACTTTCATCTGGTGACATTTACTGGGCCCTTATAAGCCACCATGCTGAACATTTAAGCTGGATCATCTCACTGAGTCCCATCATCTTGTTTTAATGGCCAAAATGATCCTTGCAGGTTGTCCTAGGTTAAGAAGCTGCAGTGATCTAATGCTTGTCCTGTTACTTACTGCCATGTCagctgttaaaattttaaaataaactgattcAGGTCTTGTTAAGAAATAAGCCCATCTCAGGCAAGTGGTCTGTGGGCATGGGAAGAAGCCTGACACCTCTTTACCCCACTACTGAGTGACTTAGCTGTGCAGATGGGCTTTAGGGACTAGGGTGTGCTTTGCCCCAGGTGGTTGTTAGTTGCACTGACAACTGTCTgtgtctgggtagctcagttggttactgTCTGTgtctgggcagctcagttggttagagtgttgtcccaacacaccaaggttgcgggttccatcccctattggggcacatacaggaatcaaccagtaaatgcataaatgagtggaacaacaaaacgaTGTTTGtctcattctctcctttcctttatctctttctaaatcagtggaaaaaaattagacttccagtcaagatggcggcataggcagacacagctcacctcttcgcacaaccacatcaaaattagaactgaagtcctggctggcatagctcagtggattgagcatggctgcaaaccaaagcatcgcaggttcgattcccagtcagggcacatgcctgggctgcaggccacagcctccagcatccgcacattgatgtctctctctctttctttctccctcccttccctctctgaaaaaaagttagaactgaaatacagaacaaccatcactcagaaccatcagaaaagtagttgaatggaagtctgacaactaccgaattaaagaaaccatatccactCAGACTACTAGGAGCGGTGCAGATGcagaatgagctggtcccacacccacgtgtagtgaataaaaatttgggagggatatcttgggagtgaagagtcccaggcccacactaggcctcccagcccagggttccagcgccaagaagataagtccccatcacttctggctgcaaaacccagcagggattcagatggtggaagaaactgctagagccccaagcagttcctcctaaagaacccacacacggactcacctactcagacatactgtttctgagctccagcactgtggtagcaacttgaaaggcaccagtgataCACTGTGAGAAGcagaagtatctggcatcaaggtatGCAGTGGCCACTGCCCCTTTTtgaaaccctccccccacagagatGGTAAGCcggtgccatatctgaggctccatcaaaCTGGCTGACACTGTTGTACCTGCCTTGGAGAtacccagagactctgccccacccaacttatgggcccacccaagctgcttttccatgtgaatgtctGGTCTTGTCTCATGCTTTATactttcctaaatcctctcaaacaaacaagggttggcctcagtgagccccaggcctcacATTAGCcccagccagcttagattcacagcttggcttcacctgggaatctccaagcccagcacaagtagcagctgtcTCAGGTTGCTTCACAGCTCATCCAGGGTGcaccaggcaaaacacaggtgggggctgaccttggcctgcaccatccaggaaaccccagacCCTACAcagccagtggacagctacagaccacatcacaGCAACTCCAtccagcccctgcacagctgaccctccatggagggcttagtcagtggtcacagccagtcctcacacctgactggcctgggtaaatccctcccattgatctgccaacagcaaccaaggtgCAATGACAGAAGAGGGtttactcagcccacacgaagggtgcaccacgagtacccagcttgggtgataggggaagctatgccactggatcctataggacacctactacattaggccacactaccaagacacagggccaaagcagctctacctaatgaaACAAACACGGCGAGGCTGCCaattgaggagatgaagaaatatggcccaaatgaaagaacacgtcaaaactccagaaaaagagctaaacaaaatggagataagcaatcagacacagagttcaaaacactgattataaggatgctcaaagaacttagtgaggacctcagtagcataaaaaagatccagtgagAAATAAAGGAtaactaactgaaataaagaacaatttacaggaaataaaaagtggagtgggtgaagctgaggatcaaatcaatgttttggaacataaggaaacaaagaacaaccaatcaggacaagaagaaaaaaagaataaaaaaaatgagggtagtataagcaacctctggAACAAggtcaagcattccaacattctcatcatagaggtaccagaaagagaagagaaagagcaagaaattggaaaactgaaaaaatgatgaaagaaaacttccctactttggtgaaggaaatagacatccaagtccaggaaatacagagcgtcccaaacaaggtggatgcaaagaggctcacatcaatacacatcaaaattaaaatgccaaaggttaatgaaAAAGAGACTCTttaaagcagcaagggaaaagtagttagttatctataggggagttcccataagactgtcagttgatttctcaaaagaaactttgcaggttagaagggactggcaagaaatattcaaagtcatgaaaagcagggacctacagccaagactgctctacccagcaaagatgtcATTTTGAATTGAAGGGAAAatagtgctttccagacaagaaaaaaataaaggaggtcatcatcaccaaactattattatatgaaatgttaaagggacttctttaagaagatcaaaacagtgcataataaaatggcaaaaaatacaaatctatcaacaattgaatctaaaaaacaaactaagcaaacaagacagaatcatggatatagagatgttttgatggttgccagatgggagtgggtgggggaatgggtaaagaggcaaggggattaggaagtacaaataggtaggtacagagtagccatggggatgtaaagtacagtatcagtgatggagcagccaaagaacttacatgcatggcccatggacccTTGtttgtgaggattgcctgagggagtggggttgctggatgGCTGGCTGGGGAAAAGGTGGCAAAATCaggataattgtaatagcataatcaataaaatataatattaaaaaatcagcagCAATTTACAAGCAAATCCCCCACAGGCCGGCAAGTCAGAACAAGTGTTACAAGGGAACTGAGACCATTGAGCAAACTGGCCAAGttacagccagatacagaaggtcaTCTCCCTAGAGGCGACATCCAGGTCTCAGTTATATTTcatctccaggcccagaaaagcaggaaAACAAGGTGGGCAaagccaggaccagctgcagcgACTCATGACCCCTTCCCTGACACCTGACCAGTCGGCGGTGGGAGACCATAACCCtgaaagagcacacctggaaaacAGATGAATATTCTGCTCAAATCCTCCCTTGAGActgtaaccaaacaaaaaacaggttCAGCTACCTGTTgtcacaaaagccaaacttgtgaggctGATGCTGGCACAAAAGGGTGCGGTTTTATTTGGGTTCCACACAACCTTGGGGGATGGCAGACTCCCCTCTCAAGGACCATCTCCTCTttctgccatggaaaaagtccaactgtcctcagcaaggccaagacaagGCCAGTGTCCAGTGGCCCTGCTCTGTTTTAAAGTACATACAGTCCCTTGGAGCCTGCAGGGGGCTGCTAAGCAGTTTGTCCCCATCCAGGTCGCTTAGCTGGTTCCTGGCTGCTGTCCATtgcaggctccctcctggagcctgagtGTGGAGCCCGCATGGCCACAGGACATGCAGCTTCCAGGGCCACATGATTGTGTGCTCCCGGGTGCCAGAGCATGCAAACGCACTGGCAAGTGCATCACCAGTCGGGCAAGGGAGTGCGAGAGAGGCTCCCtcctgggggtcagggcccatgtggctgctaaggccacgtggcccatggagagaacaggcaaGCGCACCATGTGAGTGCAGGTCACGAGCAAGAGAGAGCCACAGATTCTTTATTCTCTtgggattatattagtttgggtgtgggatggacaaggtgctttttcaaaatgccAAATCAACTTTTCAAACTTCTGAGTACTTCAGGggggtccacctcccaacccatcccttccttccccaggttagACCAACAGGCCTCTGTGGTCTCTCCACAAGCTATGTTGACTTCTATGGCACACGTGCCTGTCTTTCCCTAGTCCCAACCTCGAACTGGTACCTGAAGCCACGAAAGGGCTTTTCCTATCCAATCATCTTGCCAGCTTTTTGTGCACTCGGTGAAAGAACCTCCCACTGCCAGCACCTTGGCTCATGGGGGAGTCTTCCTAAAGCCCTGACTC
This window encodes:
- the FBXO17 gene encoding LOW QUALITY PROTEIN: F-box only protein 17 (The sequence of the model RefSeq protein was modified relative to this genomic sequence to represent the inferred CDS: inserted 5 bases in 4 codons; substituted 2 bases at 2 genomic stop codons) — encoded protein: MVNSLVKWSPALAWWRLPVDKPIALVGLPPELLVQVPSYVPPCALVTCCCSVCXTWCDVVDGPTVWLLQLAHDRNAEGRXLYSVAQRCPPNSKDEKEFPLCALARYCLXVLLGSNVIFNSCGEHGFRGWKVEHCGDGXAVEKDLTVVLGAPSQTCFVTSFEWCFKRQXVDLVMEGVCQELLDSVQVKICVADRWGAGENCSCIYWLQVRLLDVHENEVVXFSASPNPALQWTERGCRQFSVFTDFGKGIQYASFYYERDTRSWVGHYSALVTPSRTCLS